The Microvirga thermotolerans sequence GCCACCCAGCCGGAATGGGCCGCACATGGCGCTCCCGATCTGGACAAGGCCTGGGGCGTCGCCAAGGTCGCCGGCCTCCAAGTGCAACGCGCCCAGGACGAGGCTTCCTCGCCCGAGATCACCCGCGTCCTGGAGCAGGACATCGCCGACGTGAAGGCCAACAACGTGCGGCAGACGCCGACCTTCTTCGTCAACGGCAAGCCGCTGACCCATTTCGGCCCGCAGCAGCTCCGCGACCTGGTTCAACGCGAGGTCGAGCAGGCGCGGAAGGGGTCGTGACGCGCCCCATGCTCATGTGTCCCGTAAAACCCAACAGGCCGCCAAGGTATTGTGCGGCGGCCCCACGATAGATTGAAGGCTCAATGCTCAGCGTCTCCCTTCCGGCCGCCATGCTCGGCGGCCTCATCAGCTTCCTGAGCCCCTGCGTTCTGCCGCTGGTGCCGCCCTACCTGTCGTTTCTGGCAGGCACGACCTTCGACCGGCTGAACGCGGGCGACCGCGCGGTTCGCTGGCGGGCTCTCTTGGCCGCGCTTCTGTTCGTGGCCGGCTTCTCCACCGTCTTCGTGCTCCTGGGCGCCACCGCGTCCGCGCTCGGACAGGCGATCCGGCAATATCTCGACGTGCTGAGCACAGTCGCGGGCCTTGCCATCATCGTCATGGGCCTGCACTTCCTCGGCGTGTTCCGCATTGGGCTCTTCTACCGCGAGGCGCGCCTCAGCGTCGCCAAGCCGGTCGGGTTGTGGGGCGCTTATGTGATGGGCCTCGCCTTCGCTTTCGGCTGGACGCCTTGCATCGGCCCGGTGCTGGCGGCGATCCTCACCGTGGCGGGGTCGGAGCAGAGCGTTGCGCAGGGGGCCCTGCTGCTGGCCGCGTATTCGGCGGGCCTCGGCATTCCCTTTCTGCTCGCGGCTTTCGCCATGAAGCCTGTCGTGGCGCTCCTCAAGCGCATGCGCTCGCGCTTCGCGATGGTCGAGAAGGCCATGGGCGTGCTCCTCGTGCTGACCGGCATCGCCTTCCTGACCGGCTGGATCACCAACGTGGCGTTCTGGCTCCTGGAGACGTTCCCGGCCCTCGCGACGCTGGGCTGAGGCTCCGCACGCCGTCCGGGCGTGCGCTACAGGCCCGGTCCCTTGGCCGCGCCGAGGATCCTGCCCGGGTGGCCGTCCCGTGCCTTCTGCAGAAGGACGACGTATGCGTCGGCGTCCTTCGTCCGAACCGCCTCCAGCGGCATCTCGAAGCGGACGGTGGCGCCGGCCCAGGTCCCCAAGGGCAGTACGGCCCGCACGACATTCGTGTAGGTTTCCGTGCGGCCGGCATTCTCGCCGCGGTGGATGGCGACCTGGCTGTGCCGGCGGACCGGCAGCAACCAGGCCTCGGCCTCACCGGTGCCTTCCCCGACATCGACGATAACCAGGCCGTTCTCCTCCCGCACCCGGATGGCGACAGGAAGGGGCGTGGTCCCGGGCGCTGTCCGGTCGACCGCCTCCACGACCTGGTCCCGCGCCGACCCGACGCAGGACACCACGCCGTTGACGACCATCTCGGGCGTGTAGACCCGTTGGCCCCTGCGGGCTTTCGCGTATCCCTTCTGCCGGGCCGTGAACAGCGGATCGGCCTGGGTGTCCTTCCACCCCAGGTAGTCCCAATAGTTCACTGGCAGGCTCATCACGACGAGGCTTGGATCCCGTTTCCACTCCGCCATGAGTTCGTTCGCGGGCCGGCAGGCCGAGCAGCCTTGGCTGACGAAGAGTTCGAGGACAGCCCGCGGCTCAGGTGAGGCGACAGCCTGGCCCACAAGGAGGGCGCAGACAGCGGGGAAGAGGGCAGCCCAGGTTCTCAGAGGGTGTCGCATGCCCCTAACTCAACACGCCGTCCAGACGCCGAGGAAGTCACTTTCATTTGATCTCAGCCTGCCCGTGAAATTGATTGGCTGCGGCGGGCATGACGACGGCAGTGCCGGCCCGCAGCTCCTGATCGATGGCCGCGGCCGGGGCCACAGGAGCGTTACCCGAGCCGGCCCTGGCGGATGCATCTCCCCCGGAACCAGACCGCAGCCTCAGGGTTCATCTTGCAATTCGCATGGTGGTGTGCGATATCATTCCCATCAACGCCGTCGGTTTACCGGCGGCCCCCGGCGGGCCATGTCCCGCCGGTTTCTTTTTGTAATGGGCTGATCGCATGTCTACCCCCGAGCCAGCGCCGAAGCTGCGTTCGGCGCTCTACATCGACGGCTTCAATCTCTACCACGCGTTGGATGACTATCAGGAGCCCTGGCTCAAGTGGCTCGACCTGTGGGCCCTTGGCGAGGCGCTGATCAACAAGCGCCAGGAGGTGCTCCAGGCCGCGGTCTGGTGCACGGCCGAGTACTACGTGGACACTGAGAAGCGGGGCCGCCACCGCGCCTACAAGGCAGCCCTTCAATCCGCGGGCGTCACCATTGTGCTGGGACATTTCGTCGACGAGGACGTGCAGTGCCGGAAGTGCACGGGCACCTACAGGAAGAAGACCGAGAAGGAGGGTGACGTGAACGTCGCGATCCATCTGATCGGCGACGCTTTCCAGGACAAGTACGATAACTTCTATCTGCTGACCGCCGACTCGGATCAGGCGGCGACCGCCGCATACTTCAAGAAGGCATTTCCCGGAAAGCGGCTCATCCTCGTTGCGCCTCCGGGACGCGCCCATAGCAAGCTCACCTTGTCCTTCGTCTCCGGCAACAAATCCATCTGGAAAGAGACCATCGAAGCCTGCCTGTTCCCAGAAGTTGTCATGAAGGATGGCAAGCAGGTCGTGGGGCGTCCCTTGGCCTATGCTCCACCTCCTGGACCGGATCCGGCGACAGACGGTTGAGCCTTTCCTCCGCAGCGGGCTCACGCTTGACGATCCTGCGGGGTCGATTTTTCCGTACTGACCGGGAGTGGCATCTTGCACAGCTCAGACACCAGAAACGAAATCGAGGAAGGCTTTGTCTTCGCGCCAAAGTTCAACGCGGACGGGCTGCTTCCCGCAATCGCCACCGACGCGGAGACCGGGGCTGTCCTCATGCTGGCGTGGATGAACGCGGAGGCGTTAAAGCGAACCGTTGAGACCGGTGAGGCATGGTACTGGAGCCGGTCCCGCCAGGACCTCTGGCACAAGGGTGCGACCAGCGGCCAGATCCAGCACGTCCAAGAGCTACGGATTGACTGCGATCAGGATACAGTTTGGCTCAAGGTTCGGGTGGACGGCGATGGCGGCTGTTGCCACACCGGACGGACAAGCTGCTTTTATCGAATAATCGTGAACGGACCGGAGGGACCGGTTCTGCGCCGCACAGGCCGGCACCATCTCGACGGGGAGAGTCCAAGCCGGTAGCCATGGTGAAGCTTCCAAGCGGTAAGTGACCGACGCCTTACGTCTGCGTGCGGCACATCTTTGAGGCCCCAACGGCAAGCGGAGGTCCGTTGTCTCGCGAGGTCGTGATGGCACGGCACTTTCCATCCGTCCCCGAATCTGGGATTTTCGTTTCGTGAAACTCTGGCTCGCCATCACACGTCTGCTCTCGGTCCTCGCGATCTTGGCGCTCGTGCTTGCCCCGATCACCGCCCCCGCGGTGGCCGAGGGGATGGCTGCGCCCGTGGCAGCCGCGGATGCCGCCATGGACATGGCATCCACGGGCGATGACATGCCGTGCTGCCCGCCCGAGAAGCCGGTCATGCCGGACTGCCAGAAAGCCTGTCCGCTCGCGACCCTCTGTCTGGCCAAGATCGTCCAGGGCGTCATGCCCGTTAACGCCGTGCCGGCCCGGTTCAGCCTCGCCCGGGCACTCATCCCGGGGAATGACGCGAACCCGGACACGCTGGCACCGATCCCGCCTCCCCGACCTCCGCAAGCCTGAGATCAACCCCGGCCTCCAGGCCGAGTGACGCCGCGCGACCTTCGGTCCGCGGCGGGACAGGTCGCATCTGCGGCCCCAACTGATCTCAGGAGAACACAACCATGAAGTCGTCTACCCTTTCGCGCACCCTTGGGGCTGCGCTGCTGGGCCTTGCCCTCGTCGGTCCTGCCAAGGCCGACCCCAAGGACTATGAGTTCCAGCTCGTCCAGAAGGAGCTGAAGATGGGCGAGGCCGTCGTGGCGGCCCGCCTCGTCGACAAGCGCTCCGGCAAGCCCGTTCCGGACGCGGTGATCTTCGCCAAGCGCATCGACATGGCCCCGGACGGCATGCCGACGATGGACTCGCCCATCGAGCAGGTGGCGTCCACCGAGCCCGGCGTCTACCAGTTCAGGACCCGGCTGACGATGGCCGGCGGCTGGCAGCTCTCGCTCGGGGCCAAGGTCCAGGGCGAGGAGGGCACGGTCGAGAACAAGTTGGTCCTCAAGGCCAGCAAATGAGCCGGGCCGCATGGATGGCCGGAACCCTCGCCGCGCTTGCGGCGGGGGCAGGCGGTTATTGGGCCGGGCGCGATGGTCACGGGCTCGCGGCCGTGGATCTGCCGGCGCTGGTCTCGACGGTCCGGATGCACCTGGGCATGGAGCAGCCCCCCGCTCCTCCACCCTCCGCACCCGCGCCGGGCGCGAGCGGCCCGGTCATCTACTATCGCGATCCGGACGGGAAGCCGTTCTATTCGCTGGGGCCGAAGCGGACCGGGGACGGACGGGAGTACCGCCCGGTCCGCGCCAGCGAGGACGTGAGCTTCGAGGACAAGCCGGTGCAGGCTGCCGCGACACCTGGCCCAAACCGACAGAGCGACAGACGCGTGCTCTACTACCGCAACCCGATGGGGCTTCCCGACACCTCCCCGGTGCCGAAGAAGGACTCGATGGGGATGGACTACATCCCGGTCCACGAGGGCGAGGATGACGGGGCGACCATCACCGTCTCCCCAGGTAAGCTCCAGCGCACCGGCGTACGGTCCGAGGTGGTCGAGCGGCGCAGGCTGGATTTGCCGGTCCGCGCCCCAGGAACCCTTGAGGAGGACGAGCGCCGGATCTCGGTCGTGTCCGTGCGCTCCGAGTCGTTCATCGAGGCCGTCGAGAACGTCACGACGGGCGATCACGTGCGCAAGGGCCAGCCCCTGTTCCGGCTCTACTCGCCCGACATTGCCGCCGCGGCGGCGCAGTACCTCTCCGCGGTCGGCTTCGAGGGGGCACGGCGGCGCCTCGAAAACCTCGCCGTTCCGCCCGATGTCATCAGCGAGGTTGAGCGCACCCGCAAGGTGCCGCTGACGATCTCCTGGGCCGCCCCGCGCGACGGCGTCGTCATCGAGCGCAACGTCAGCGACGGCATGCGGGCCATGCCGGGGGACGTCCTGTTCCGCATCGTCGACCACTCGGCCCTGTGGGTGCTCGCCGACGTGACCGAACGCGACCTGGCCGGGATCCGGGAGGGCCAGACCGCCGCCGTGCGGGTCCGGGGCTTCCCCGGCCGCACGTTCACCGGGACCGTCACGCAAATCTATCCGCACCTGTCCATGGAGACCCGGACGGCCCGGGTCCGCATCGAGCTGTCCAATCCGGACGGGATGCTGCGCCCAGCGATGTACGCCGACGTGGAGTTCGCGACGGGATCGCAGGCGCCGGTCGTGGCCGTTCCGGACAGCGCCGTGATCGACACCGGCACCCGCCAGGTCGTGTTCCTCGACAAGGGCGAGGGACGCTTCGAGCCGCGCGAGATTAAGGCCGGCGTGCGGGGCTCCGGCTTCACCGAGGTCCGGGACGGGATCGCCGAAGGCGACCGGGTCGTCGTGTCGGCCAACTTCCTCATCGACGCCGAGAGCAACCTCAAGGCCGCCCTGCAGGGCATGGCTACATCGGAGGCGAAGCCATGATCGCCCGCCTGATCGCCTGGTCGGCCCGCAACCTGCTCCTGGTCCTCATCGGCGCGGCGTTCGCCGTCGCGGCGGGCGTCTACGCGCTCCGGACCCTGCCGCTCGACGCCATTCCCGACCTCTCGGACGTGCAGGTCATCGTGTACACCGAATACCCGGGCCAGGCGCCGCAGGTGGTCGAGGACCAAGTCACCTACCCGCTGACGACATCGATGCTGACCGTACCGAAATCCAAGGTGGTCCGCGGCTTCTCGTTCTTCGGGGTGTCGTTCGTCTACGTGATCTTCGAGGACGGCACGGATCCGTACTGGGCCCGCAGCCGGGTGCTCGAATACCTGAACGCCGCCTCCCGGCGCCTCCCGACGGGCGTGACCCCGAGCCTCGGGCCGGACGCGACGGGAGTCGGCTGGGTCTACCAGTACGCGGTCGTCGCCAAGGAGATGACCCTGGCGGAGCTGCGCTCGCTCCAGGACTGGGTCGTGCGCTACGCCGCGTCCAGGGCCGAGGGCGTCGCCGAGGTCGCGAGCGTCGGCGGCTTCGTGAAGCAGTACAACGTCGTTGTCGATCCCCGCCGCCTGCGGGCGCAGGGTATTTCGCTCCAGAAGCTCCGGGATGCGATCCGCACGAGCAACATGGACGTCGGCGGGCGCACGGTCGAACTCTCCGAGTTCGAGTTCATGGTCCGCGGCCGCGGCTACCTCAAAAGCATCCAGGACATCGAGGCCATCGTTCTGAAAACCGACGCGGGCGTTCCGGTCCGCGTCGGCGACGTCGCCCGGGTCGAGCTCGGCCCCGACGAGCGCCGCGGCATCACCGAGTTGAATGGCGAAGGCGAGGTCGCCAGCGGCATCGTCCTGCAGCGGTTCGGTGCCAACGCCCTGAACGTGATCGACAGCGTGAAGACCCGTCTGTCGGAGGTCGCCTCCAGCCTGCCGAAAGGCACCGAGATCGTGCCGGTTTACGACCGCTCGCAATTGATCAACGATGCCGTCACTACACTCAAGACGACGCTGATCGAGGAGAGCATCGTCGTCGCCCTCGTCTGCATCGTCTTCCTCCTGCACGTGCGGAGCGCGCTGGTCGCCATCCTGATGCTGCCCGTCGGCATCCTGATGGCGTTCGGGGCGATGAAGCTGATGGGGCTCGGCTCCAACATCATGAGCCTCGGCGGCATCGCCATCGCCATCGGCGCCATGATCGACGCGGCCATCGTGATGATCGAGAACGCCCACAAGCACCTGGAGCGCGCTCCCAAGGACAAGCCGCGGGTCGAGATCCTGATCGAGGCGGCGAGCGAGGTCGGGCCGGCGCTGTTCTTCAGCCTGCTGATCATCACGGTGTCGTTCCTGCCGATCTTCACGCTGGAGAACCAGGAGGGCCGCCTGTTCGGCCCGCTCGCCTTCACCAAGACATTCGCCATGGCGGCGGCAGCCGTTCTTTCGGTGACGTTGGTCCCGGCCCTGATGGTGATCTTCGTGCGCGGGCGCATTGTCCCGGAGCACCGCAACCCGGTGAACCGCTTCCTGATCTGGATCTATCGTCCCGTGATCAGGGGCGTGCTCAGAGCCAAGACGCTGACCATCCTGGTGGCGCTCGTGGCGCTGGCGGCCACCGTCTGGCCGGCCCGCCAGCTCGGCTCCGAGTTCATGCCGGATCTGGACGAGGGCACGCTGATGTACATGCCGACGACCCTGCCGGGGCTGTCGGTGACCAAGGCGGCGGAGCTTCTCGCCACGCAGGATCGGATCATCAAGTCGTTCCCGGAGGTCGCCTCCGTCTACGGCAAGGCGGGGCGTGCCCTGACGGCGACCGACCCGGCTCCGACCGAAATGTTCGAGACGATCATCAACCTGAAGCCCAAGAGCGCGTGGCGGCCGGGCGTCACCCTGGCAAGCCTGAAGGCCGAGATGGATCAGGCGCTTCAGTTCCCCGGGGTGTCGAATGCCTGGACGATGCCGATCCGGGCCCGCATCGACATGCTCTCGACCGGCATCCGGACACCGGTCGGCATCAAGGTGTTCGGATCGGATCTCGCGGAGATGGAGAAGGCGGCCCGCCAGGTGGAGGCTGTGGTCAAGGCGGTGCCTGGCACCACGAGCGCCTACGCCGAGCGCGTGATCGGAGGCTACTACCTCGACGTCGTGCCCGACCGGGTCGCGCTCGGCCGCTACGGCCTAACCGTCGGCGATGTGCAGGACGTGATCTCGACCGCGCTCGGCGGCGAGGTTGTCACGACCACGGTCGAGGGTCGGGAACGCTATGGCGTCACCATCCGCTACCCGCGCGACCTGCGCTCGAACCCGCAGGCCATCGCGGGCGAGGTGCAGGTCCCGCTGCCAGCGGGCGGCGCCGTGCCGCTCGGCGAGGTGGCGGAGGTGAAGCTCACCCGCGGCGCCACCTCGATCCGGACAGAGAACGGGCAGCTGGCGGTCTACATCTTCGTCGACATCGCCGGCCGTGACCTTGGGGGCTACGTCGCCGAGGCCCGGCAGGCGGTCGCCAACGAGGTGAAGTTCCCGGCGGGCACGTACGTCCAGTGGAGCGGCCAGTTCGAATATCTCGAACGGGCTGCGGCGCGCCTGAAGATCGTGGTGCCCGTCACGCTCCTCATCATCTTCCTGCTGCTGTATCTCAACTTCCGCCGGATCACCGAGACGCTGATCGTCATGCTGTCGCTGCCCTTCGCCCTGGTCGGGGGCGTGTGGATGATGTGGTGGCTCGGGTTCAACCTGTCGGTCGCGGTCGCCGTCGGCTTCATCGCTCTCGCGGGCGTCGCCGCCGAGACCGGGGTCGTGATGCTGATCTACCTCGATCACGCGCTGGAGCACCTGAAAGCCGAGCGCGCGGCTCAGGGCAGGCCATTCACCCGGGCGGACCTCTACGAGGCCATCATGGTCGGTGCGGTCGAGCGTGTCCGGCCTAAGATGATGACGGTGGTCGCGATCATGGCGGGTCTGCTGCCGATCCTGTGGAGCACCGGCACCGGATCGGAGGTCATGCAGCGCATTGCCGTGCCGATGATCGGGGGCATGATCTCTTCGACCTTGCTCACCCTGATCGTGATCCCGGCGATCTACGGCCTCGCCAAAGGGCGGGAACTGACGACGGAGGCAGCGGTCGCCGGCGCGACCATCGAGGCCGACACACAAGGGTTAAAGCATGCCGCGGAGTGATCACATGAGGAGGATGCCATGATGCACAAGATGATGGGCGGAGGAATGATGTGGGGCATGGGCCTGTTCGGCCTCCTGGCCCTCATCTTGGCGCTGCTCGCCGTCGCGGCCCTCGTCAAATACGTCTTCTTCCGGTGAAGGCCGACCGTTGCAACGACACGAATGAAGAGAACCAAGGAGAGCGCTATGAACAACGCATTCGCATGGACCCGGCGAGCCTTCATCGCCGGACTGGCAGGAGCGGCCGTTGCGCCGCCGCTCCGCGCTGCTGAGGGATTGCCGAAGGTGGTGGTCACCAAAGATCCGAACTGCGGCTGCTGCTCCGGGTGGGCGGACCACCTGAAGCAGGCGGGCTTCCCGGTCGAGATCATCGAAACCTCTGAGATGAACGTCGTCAAGACGCGCCTGGGCGTGCCGCGGGCGCTCGCGTCCTGCCACACCGGCGAGGTTGGCGGTTATGTGATCGAAGGGCACGTGCCCGCCCCATCGATCAAGCGACTGCTCGCCGAGAGACATCAGGCAGTTGGGCTGGCTGTTCCCGGGATGCCGGTCGGATCGCCTGGAATGGAGGTCGAAGGCATGGAGTCCGACACCTATGAGGTGATCCTGTTCGGACCGTCTGGCCAGCGCTCCTTCGCGCGCTACCGGGGCGGCCAGGAAGCCTGATCGCACCCGTGTCCGACAACACCCCGGCGTTGGGCGAGAGCGAAACAAGCCCCGCTTCGGCGGGGCTCCCTTCTTCGGGCATGTGCCGGGACCCGTGGTCAGATCATATCCGTGACGGTCGTGAGACCACCCGAAGCCAAGCGACAAGACCGACGTTCGGTATTGTGCCCTCCCAGCCACACCCAGGGCTTTTCCG is a genomic window containing:
- a CDS encoding cytochrome c biogenesis CcdA family protein produces the protein MLSVSLPAAMLGGLISFLSPCVLPLVPPYLSFLAGTTFDRLNAGDRAVRWRALLAALLFVAGFSTVFVLLGATASALGQAIRQYLDVLSTVAGLAIIVMGLHFLGVFRIGLFYREARLSVAKPVGLWGAYVMGLAFAFGWTPCIGPVLAAILTVAGSEQSVAQGALLLAAYSAGLGIPFLLAAFAMKPVVALLKRMRSRFAMVEKAMGVLLVLTGIAFLTGWITNVAFWLLETFPALATLG
- a CDS encoding DUF1223 domain-containing protein is translated as MRHPLRTWAALFPAVCALLVGQAVASPEPRAVLELFVSQGCSACRPANELMAEWKRDPSLVVMSLPVNYWDYLGWKDTQADPLFTARQKGYAKARRGQRVYTPEMVVNGVVSCVGSARDQVVEAVDRTAPGTTPLPVAIRVREENGLVIVDVGEGTGEAEAWLLPVRRHSQVAIHRGENAGRTETYTNVVRAVLPLGTWAGATVRFEMPLEAVRTKDADAYVVLLQKARDGHPGRILGAAKGPGL
- a CDS encoding NYN domain-containing protein, whose product is MSTPEPAPKLRSALYIDGFNLYHALDDYQEPWLKWLDLWALGEALINKRQEVLQAAVWCTAEYYVDTEKRGRHRAYKAALQSAGVTIVLGHFVDEDVQCRKCTGTYRKKTEKEGDVNVAIHLIGDAFQDKYDNFYLLTADSDQAATAAYFKKAFPGKRLILVAPPGRAHSKLTLSFVSGNKSIWKETIEACLFPEVVMKDGKQVVGRPLAYAPPPGPDPATDG
- the hisI gene encoding phosphoribosyl-AMP cyclohydrolase, producing MTGSGILHSSDTRNEIEEGFVFAPKFNADGLLPAIATDAETGAVLMLAWMNAEALKRTVETGEAWYWSRSRQDLWHKGATSGQIQHVQELRIDCDQDTVWLKVRVDGDGGCCHTGRTSCFYRIIVNGPEGPVLRRTGRHHLDGESPSR
- a CDS encoding FixH family protein, with protein sequence MKSSTLSRTLGAALLGLALVGPAKADPKDYEFQLVQKELKMGEAVVAARLVDKRSGKPVPDAVIFAKRIDMAPDGMPTMDSPIEQVASTEPGVYQFRTRLTMAGGWQLSLGAKVQGEEGTVENKLVLKASK
- a CDS encoding efflux RND transporter periplasmic adaptor subunit, whose translation is MSRAAWMAGTLAALAAGAGGYWAGRDGHGLAAVDLPALVSTVRMHLGMEQPPAPPPSAPAPGASGPVIYYRDPDGKPFYSLGPKRTGDGREYRPVRASEDVSFEDKPVQAAATPGPNRQSDRRVLYYRNPMGLPDTSPVPKKDSMGMDYIPVHEGEDDGATITVSPGKLQRTGVRSEVVERRRLDLPVRAPGTLEEDERRISVVSVRSESFIEAVENVTTGDHVRKGQPLFRLYSPDIAAAAAQYLSAVGFEGARRRLENLAVPPDVISEVERTRKVPLTISWAAPRDGVVIERNVSDGMRAMPGDVLFRIVDHSALWVLADVTERDLAGIREGQTAAVRVRGFPGRTFTGTVTQIYPHLSMETRTARVRIELSNPDGMLRPAMYADVEFATGSQAPVVAVPDSAVIDTGTRQVVFLDKGEGRFEPREIKAGVRGSGFTEVRDGIAEGDRVVVSANFLIDAESNLKAALQGMATSEAKP
- a CDS encoding efflux RND transporter permease subunit — protein: MIARLIAWSARNLLLVLIGAAFAVAAGVYALRTLPLDAIPDLSDVQVIVYTEYPGQAPQVVEDQVTYPLTTSMLTVPKSKVVRGFSFFGVSFVYVIFEDGTDPYWARSRVLEYLNAASRRLPTGVTPSLGPDATGVGWVYQYAVVAKEMTLAELRSLQDWVVRYAASRAEGVAEVASVGGFVKQYNVVVDPRRLRAQGISLQKLRDAIRTSNMDVGGRTVELSEFEFMVRGRGYLKSIQDIEAIVLKTDAGVPVRVGDVARVELGPDERRGITELNGEGEVASGIVLQRFGANALNVIDSVKTRLSEVASSLPKGTEIVPVYDRSQLINDAVTTLKTTLIEESIVVALVCIVFLLHVRSALVAILMLPVGILMAFGAMKLMGLGSNIMSLGGIAIAIGAMIDAAIVMIENAHKHLERAPKDKPRVEILIEAASEVGPALFFSLLIITVSFLPIFTLENQEGRLFGPLAFTKTFAMAAAAVLSVTLVPALMVIFVRGRIVPEHRNPVNRFLIWIYRPVIRGVLRAKTLTILVALVALAATVWPARQLGSEFMPDLDEGTLMYMPTTLPGLSVTKAAELLATQDRIIKSFPEVASVYGKAGRALTATDPAPTEMFETIINLKPKSAWRPGVTLASLKAEMDQALQFPGVSNAWTMPIRARIDMLSTGIRTPVGIKVFGSDLAEMEKAARQVEAVVKAVPGTTSAYAERVIGGYYLDVVPDRVALGRYGLTVGDVQDVISTALGGEVVTTTVEGRERYGVTIRYPRDLRSNPQAIAGEVQVPLPAGGAVPLGEVAEVKLTRGATSIRTENGQLAVYIFVDIAGRDLGGYVAEARQAVANEVKFPAGTYVQWSGQFEYLERAAARLKIVVPVTLLIIFLLLYLNFRRITETLIVMLSLPFALVGGVWMMWWLGFNLSVAVAVGFIALAGVAAETGVVMLIYLDHALEHLKAERAAQGRPFTRADLYEAIMVGAVERVRPKMMTVVAIMAGLLPILWSTGTGSEVMQRIAVPMIGGMISSTLLTLIVIPAIYGLAKGRELTTEAAVAGATIEADTQGLKHAAE
- a CDS encoding DUF411 domain-containing protein, which gives rise to MNNAFAWTRRAFIAGLAGAAVAPPLRAAEGLPKVVVTKDPNCGCCSGWADHLKQAGFPVEIIETSEMNVVKTRLGVPRALASCHTGEVGGYVIEGHVPAPSIKRLLAERHQAVGLAVPGMPVGSPGMEVEGMESDTYEVILFGPSGQRSFARYRGGQEA